From Motacilla alba alba isolate MOTALB_02 chromosome 20, Motacilla_alba_V1.0_pri, whole genome shotgun sequence, the proteins below share one genomic window:
- the LOC119710096 gene encoding death-inducer obliterator 1-like yields the protein MEEKRSRIQAHEETEPSLFSKGLPASQEKKTPKYTLYSGDSTMSTTPPGSPPPPPPPLPVPDTSAVTPSVLKILSSIKSGPATTVTPPTSTAAPASSTATHSSSSKTATPLEHILQTLFGKKKTFEPLAKDSGTVQSSSQESQAAADSGVSAVPLLDPIVQQFGQMSKDKAIEEEEDDRPYDPEEEYGPEKAFETQTGESDKRYSVEKPSTTAELEDEAYDPEDETILEEAKVTVDDLPNKMYTDSKSSSSEASASFVSDLSASSSLVEQQKMLEELNKQIEEQKRQLEEQEEALRQQRAAVGVSMAHFSVSDALMSPPPAKASLMKPELFHQDQQATQKVDLPSSLNQQAQVLNQGCDPRQNRDPRQARRMVTENDSADSRIKPQVVQNEISTREITPASFPNALQTSLGKEDNALIATTQPGFTADNWVSSEQTSTMPQKETSNSKFEHTIQVTLENLSHTASGDPSASKPIRKVLLPTPPSTSFQPNFSTSNDSPSLQDMHQVSWSNESKEAMGRDSFSNTMFPQQEKAAGHFEPEMGLSSVQYDEQRNPQSHQFVEQTESAPAQGEGGPPPQHFEENRAFSMSGQKGGPPMMLGAPGGPHGPNFRGPAPQFSEEHGFPNNDGQRGPQSGRYGGQKGPIPSLFSAQHGPPIFGDNRGPAPSYHGGPRGMSPPHFEDHRDPHMEQMEFSDSQYDEMMGPPGQFEGPDSPQFMGNRGPSPFPFGGQRRPPPGQFKGQRGGPQFGGPRGPAPGHFGGPRGPHPNQFEGQRGPAPNHMPGPRGLLPQPYEERRGSPPPRFSNQRGPGPHQFGGPRGGTPPMFPEEDEPPSRFHYQGQSPQGMKPPPRPLLDLPSHPPTHRKEMWEEGGPSASLSNMSGQGPESEGQWPTSDFREGKNPDYRGQTFEGRQRERYEGGNKDKGLDQPELQQADNRQGRGFEERRRDREHGRPWERDRGRNWSRDRDWERHREKEWDKNRDRSQNKDRDKDSERGKDWERSRDRDRTRNRERDSYRRRDRERSRSRDRDRDRDKDRDRDRSREKERDRDRDRDRDRERGKDRKDRSKSKETGKETKPETPKETQKPVETEASSSSNQS from the coding sequence atggAGGAGAAGCGAAGCAGAATTCAAGCACATGAGGAAACTGAACCATCCCTGTTCTCTAAAGGGCTTCCAGCTtcacaagagaagaaaactcCAAAATACACACTTTATTCAGGAGACTCCACCATGAGTACAACACCACCTGGatctcctcctccacctccaccCCCACTTCCCGTTCCAGACACCTCGGCAGTGACTCCTTCAGTACTGAAAATACTGTCCTCCATTAAAAGTGGCCCCGCAACTACTGTGACCCCACCCACTTCaacagctgctcctgcaagcAGCACTGCCACGCACTCCTCATCCTCCAAAACCGCCACGCCTCTTGAGCACATCCTGCAGACCCtctttgggaaaaagaaaacttttgaGCCTCTTGCCAAGGATTCTGGAACTGTTCAGTCTTCCAGTCAGGAAAGTCAAGCTGCGGCAGACAGCGGGGTGTCAGCGGTTCCTCTGTTAGATCCCATTGTGCAGCAGTTCGGGCAGATGTCCAAGGACAAAGCCatagaagaggaggaggatgacaGACCTTATGATCCTGAGGAAGAATATGGTCCAGAGAAAGCCTTTGAAACGCAGACTGGTGAGAGTGACAAACGCTACAGTGTGGAAAAGCCATCTACTACAGCAGAACTAGAGGATGAGGCCTACGATCCAGAGGATGAAACTATCTTGGAAGAAGCAAAAGTTACTGTTGATGATTTACCCAACAAAATGTACACAGACAGTAAAAGCAGTTCTTCAGAAGCGTCTGCTTCATTTGTGTCTGATTTATCTGCATCCTCCTCCTTGGTAGAGCAGCAAAAAATGTTGGaagaattaaacaaacaaatagaagaacagaaaaggcAGCTAGAGGAACAAGAAGAAGCCCTCAGACAACAAAGAGCAGCTGTTGGTGTTTCAATGGCTCACTTTTCAGTGTCTGATGCTTTAATGTCACCTCCACCAGCAAAAGCTTCCCTAATGAAGCCTGAATTATTCCATCAGGACCAGCAAGCTACACAAAAAGTAGATTTACCTTCATCTTTAAATCAGCAAGCACAAGTTTTAAACCAGGGCTGTGACCCGAGGCAGAACAGAGATCCTCGACAGGCTCGAAGGATGGTGACAGAGAATGACAGTGCTGATTCTCGAATAAAGCCGCAGGTAGTACAGAATGAGATATCCACAAGAGAAATCACTCCAGCAAGTTTTCCAAATGCTCTGCAGACTTCACTTGGTAAGGAAGATAATGCTTTAATTGCCACCACTCAGCCTGGTTTTACTGCTGATAATTGGGTTTCAAGTGAACAGACATCTACAATGCCCCAGAAAGAGACATCTAACAGCAAATTTGAACACACCATTCAAGTTACTTTGGAAAACTTGAGTCACACAGCTTCTGGAGATCCTTCTGCTTCCAAACCTATACGTAAAGTGCTGCTTCCAACCCCACCAAGTACATCCTTTCAGCCTAATTTCTCCACATCTAACGACAGCCCATCTTTGCAAGATATGCACCAAGTGTCATGGTCAAATGAGTCAAAGGAAGCAATGGGAAGGGATTCCTTTTCAAATACAATGTTTCctcagcaggaaaaggcagctggaCACTTTGAACCAGAGATGGGCCTTTCATCAGTGCAATACGATGAACAAAGAAATCCTCAGTCTCATCAGTTTGTAGAACAAACTGAATCCGCACCAGCTCAGGGTGAGGGTGGACCTCCCCCACAGCACTTTGAGGAAAATCGAGCGTTTTCTATGTCTGGGCAGAAAGGGGGACCTCCAATGATGCTCGGTGCACCTGGAGGACCTCATGGACCTAATTTTAGAGGGCCAGCACCACAGTTCTCTGAAGAGCACGGTTTTCCAAATAATGATGGGCAAAGAGGACCTCAGTCCGGAAGATATGGAGGTCAAAAGGGTCCCATTCCTTCCTTATTTTCTGCACAGCATGGACCACCTATTTTTGGTGATAATAGGGGCCCTGCTCCTTCTTATCATGGTGGTCCAAGAGGAATGTCACCACCTCATTTTGAAGATCATAGGGACCCTCACATGGAACAAATGGAATTCTCAGATTCCCAATATGATGAAATGATGGGGCCTCCAGGACAGTTTGAAGGACCAGATTCCCCCCAGTTTATGGGAAACAGAGGACCTTCGCCTTTTCCTTTTGGAGGTCAAAGACGACCCCCGCCAGGTCAGTTTAAAGGACAGAGAGGAGGCCCTCAGTTTGGAGGGCCAAGAGGTCCAGCCCCGGGTCATTTTGGGGGACCAAGAGGACCTCATCCAAATCAGTTTGAAGGGCAGAGAGGTCCAGCTCCAAATCATATGCCTGGCCCAAGGGGACTTTTGCCACAGCCATATGAAGAACGGAGAGGGAGCCCACCACCCAGATTTTCCAACCAGAGAGGTCCAGGACCACATCAGTTTGGAGGACCAAGAGGAGGCACACCTCCAATGTTTCCAGAAGAAGATGAACCTCCTTCTAGATTTCATTACCAGGGTCAGTCACCACAAGGTATGAAACCACCCCCAAGACCACTCCTGGACCTTCCAAGTCATCCACCAACTCACAGAAAGGAGATGTGGGAGGAAGGTGGACCATCTGCATCTCTTTCCAATATGTCTGGACAAGGACCTGAGTCAGAAGGACAGTGGCCCACATCTGACTTCCGAGAAGGCAAAAATCCTGACTATAGAGGCCAGACATTTGaagggaggcagagagagagatatGAGGGAGGAAATAAAGATAAGGGTTTGGATCAGCCAGAGCTTCAACAAGCAGATAATCGCCAAGGTAGAGGCTTTGAGGAAAGACGAAGGGATCGAGAACACGGCAGACCTTGGGAAAGAGACCGTGGCAGAAACTGGAGCAGAgacagggactgggagagacacagagagaagGAATGGGATAAAAATAGAGATAGGAGCCAAAACAAAGATAGAGACAAGGATTCAGAGCGGGGTAAGGACTGGGAAAGAAGCAGAGACCGAGATAGGACAAGAAACAGAGAGAGGGACTCTTACAGAAGACGTGATAGAGAGCGATCAAGAAGCAGAGACAGGGATCGCGACAGAGACAAAGACAGGGACCGGGATCGGAGCcgggaaaaggaaagggatcGAGACAGAGATCGAGATCGTgacagggaaagagggaaagatcGCAAAGATAGGAGTAAGAGTAAGGAAACTGGTAAAGAGACTAAGCCAGAAACACCGAAGGAAACTCAGAAACCAGTGGAAACTGAAGCTTCATCTTCCAGCAATCAGTCATAG
- the LOC119710148 gene encoding transcription factor-like 5 protein has protein sequence MSGSAPEEPQTIPQSPASVADPAPVAVGPGGSSDSSFGEQNLGFATPEASLVEMMDIEYTQLQHILCSHTEAQSSEGEVEARLSAFSSPGPSADPPLQQPSPSTSQDGGSSNSSGNQSVCPVTCQSGLPCDSYWPSSNPHLGYADLQELRMMLLSESNLPVNQREKAPSSSSSVEVSGCSVAKAKQGENFLGENKENIFVENSALAPEVRSKPAVRARLEDRFNSSPTENPRCQEPQESGVTLNNLVTLIRQPSEVVGVPLHQQGNRCAALGKNKAAPATHSLPFTYPFFTMNACSAAGSANPSQAQTCGTSCTILEAAKHQDLGIPKTFPFLYQEVESTKQTVGAINKALPEEVWIKVGGNKSSMGPLTASRFCLFWS, from the exons ATGTCAGGATCAGCCCCCGAGGAGCCTCAGACCATTCCTCAGAGCCCAGCTAGTGTTGCTGACCCCGCTCCCGTTGCTGTCGGACCTGGAGGCTCAAGTGACAGTTCCTTTGGTGAGCAAAACCTTGGCTTCGCCACCCCCGAGGCCAGCCTGGTGGAGATGATGGACATTGAGtacacccagctgcagcacataCTTTGCTCGCACACGGAGGCGCAGAGTAGCGAAGGTGAAGTGGAAGCCAGGCTCAGCGCTTTCTCCTCGCCTGGCCCCTCTGCAGacccccctctgcagcagccctccCCCAGCACCAGTCAGGACGGGGGCTCATCCAACAGCTCTGGGAACCAGTCGGTCTGCCCAGTGACCTGTCAGTCAGGGTTGCCTTGTGACAGCTACTGGCCGAGTTCTAACCCGCACCTGGGCTATGCTGACTTGCAGGAGCTCAGGATGATGTTACTTAGCGAGTCCAACCTCCCCGTGAACCAGAGAGAGAAAGCGCCCAGCAGTAGTAGCTCTGTAGAAGTCTCGGGATGCAGTGTAGCAAAAGCTAAACAGGGTGAAAATTTCTTGGGGGAGAATAAGGAAAACATATTTGTTGAAAATTCGGCACTGGCACCAGAGGTTAGATCTAAACCTGCAGTCAGAGCTCGGTTGGAAGACAGATTCAACAGCAGCCCGACAGAAAACCCCAGATGTCAAGAACCCCAAGAATCTGGAGTAACTCTTAACAA TTTAGTGACATTGATCCGCCAGCCCTCAGAAGTGGTGGGTGTTCCTCTTCACCAGCAAGGGAACAGGTGTGCTGCACTAGGGAAAAATAAGGCTGCACCTGCCACACATTCCTTACCATTCACTTACCCGTTCTTTACCATGAATGCatgttctgctgctggaagtgctAACCCTTCCCAAGCACAG aCCTGTGGAACATCTTGCACTATTTTGGAAGCTGCCAAACATCAAGACCTTGGGATACCCAAAACATTCCCTTTTCTTTATCAGGAAGTTGAATCCACGAAACAGACAGTAGGTGCTATAAATAAAGCTTTGCCTGAGGAAGTTTGGATTAAAGTTGGAG